One Bombina bombina isolate aBomBom1 chromosome 5, aBomBom1.pri, whole genome shotgun sequence DNA segment encodes these proteins:
- the LOC128659871 gene encoding gastrula zinc finger protein XlCGF26.1-like, with product MNSYWLDKRVNSSYPSFTIESIRMIPQTTKILDTNDYSQKILTDNGELAGTGQQSLCTENNLVIKQEDKMYDLSSEMIIPYDKPHIFTEFSKHIKEGKSLQSNQRIHTKAKPFKCTECEKSFRWKSHLLEHHKIHTGEKPHKCTECGKSFTQMYHLKNHERIHTGEKPFTCTECGKSFTQKIELKTHERSHTGEKPFTCTECGKCFTLKSYLKTHERSHTGEKPFTCTECGKGFIRKCDLNTHERIHTGEKPFTCTECGKGFIRKCDLNTHERIHTGEQPFTCTECGKSFTKINRLKYHESIHTGEKPFTCTECGKCFTDKSHLKKHERIHTGEKPFTCTECGKRFTEKGSLKKHERIHTGEKPFTCKECGKGFIQKRGLNTHERIHTGEKPFTCTECGKRFTQMINLKTHERIHTGEKPFTCTECGKSFTQINSLKSHERYHTGEKPFTCTECGKCFTEKSHLKKHERIHTGEKPFTCKECGKGFIQKHDLNTHEMIHTVEKPFTCLEKWKEGFY from the exons atgaactcatattggttag acaaacgcgtgaatagttcatatccatccttcactataGAAAGCATCAGAATGATTCCGCAAACTACAAAaatcttagacaccaatgactattcacaaaagATATTAACAGAcaatggtgaattggcaggaactgggcagcaatcattatgtacagagaataatttagttatcaaacaagaggacaagatgtatgacttatctagtgaaatgattatcccataTGATAAACCACAcatatttactgagttttcaaaacatattaaagaagggaaaagtctacagtctaaccaaAGGATTCATACAAAGGCgaaacctttcaaatgtacagaatgtgagaaaagctttagatggaagtctcatctactagaacaccacaaaattcacacaggtgagaaaccacacaaatgtacagagtgtggaaaaagttttacacaaatgtatCATCTGAAAaaccatgaaaggattcacacaggagaaaagcctttcacatgtacagagtgtggaaaaagttttacacaaaagattgagctgaaaactcatgaaaggagtcacacaggagaaaagcctttcacatgtacagagtgtggaaaatgttttacactaaagagttatctgaaaactcatgaaaggagtcacacaggagaaaagcctttcacatgtacagagtgtggaaaaggttttatacGAAAGTGTGATCTGaatactcatgaaaggattcacacaggagaaaagccattcacatgtacagagtgtgggaaaggtTTTATACGAAAGTGTGATCTGaatactcatgaaaggattcacacaggagaacagccattcacatgtacagagtgtggaaaaagttttacaaaaataaatcgtctgaaatatcatgaaagtattcacacaggagaaaagcctttcacatgtacagagtgtggaaaatgttttacagacaagagtcatctgaaaaagcatgaaaggattcacacaggagaaaagcctttcacatgtacagagtgtggaaaacgttttacagaAAAGGgtagtctgaaaaagcatgaaaggattcacacaggagaaaaacctttcacatgtaaagAGTGTGGGAAAGGTTTTATACAAAAGCGTGGTCTGaatactcatgaaaggattcacacaggagaaaagccattcacgtgtacagagtgtggaaaacgttttacacaaatgattaatctgaaaactcatgaaaggattcacacaggagaaaaacctttcacatgtacagagtgtggaaaaagttttacacaaataaatagtctgaaaagtcatgaaaggtatcacacaggagaaaagcctttcacatgtacagagtgtggaaaatgttttacagaaaagagtcatctgaaaaagcatgaaaggattcacacaggagaaaaacctttcacatgtaaagAGTGTGGGAAAGGTTTTATACAAAAGCATGATCTGAatactcatgaaatgattcacacagtagaaaaacctttcacatgtttggaAAAATGGAAAgaaggtttttattga